From Microbacterium sp. LWH7-1.2:
GGTGATGTATGCCCCGGGCAGGGGATCGAGGTCATCAGCCGAAGCGGTCATGCCTTGACGCTTCCGGCCGCAAGACCGGACTGCCAGTACCGCTGCATGAGCAGGAATGCCCCGACGATCGGAATGATCGTGAGCAGCGCTCCGGTGATGACGAGGTTGTAGATCGGATCGGCGCCGATGCCCTGCCCCTGGACGTTCCAGAGGTTGAGTCCGATCGTCAGAGGGTAGAGTTCCGGGTCGCTGAGCATGATCAGCGGGAGGAAATAGTTGTTCCACGAAGCAACGATGGAGAAGAGTCCCACGGTCGCCACCGCGGGGGCGAGCAGCCGAAGGGAGATGGTGAGGAAGGTGCGGAGTTCTCCTGACCCGTCCACCCGCGCAGCCTCGAGCAGTTCCGTGGGAATCGCGTCTCGTGCGTAGACCCAGATCAGGTAGAGCCCGAACGGGGACACGAGCGATGGGATGATCACGGACCACACCGTGTTCGTGAGGCCCATCTGGCTGAAGAGGAGGAATGTCGGCACGGCAAGGGCTGTTCCCGGGATCGCGATCGCGGCCAGGATGAGGGTGAAGACGCCGCGCTTGCCGGGGAACTCGAACCGCGCCAGACCGTATCCGCCGAGGGTAGCCAGTAGCGTGGCGCCACCTGCACCGGCGATGACGTAGAGGACGGTGTTGCCCAACCATTGAACGAAGATGCCGTTGTCGAAGGTCAGTGTCTGCCAGATGTTGTCGAAAAGGGCGAACGGGCCCGAGAACCATAATCCGAATGACGTGAAGAGTTCCGGTTGCGTCTTGGTGGCGCTGATGATGAGCCACGCCAGTGGCACGAGCGAGTAGAGCACGAAGAAGGCCATGATCACAGTGAGGGTGACCGACTTGCGCGGGGTGGTGGGAAGGCGACGGCGACGCGTCATGGTGTGACTCATTGGATCTCCTGGCGGGTACCGCGAACCTGGACGATGTAGGCGACCACCGCTGTGGCGATGCCCATGATGATGGCCAACGTCGCCGCATAATTGGCCTGCTGCCCGATGAAGCTCAGGTTGTAGGCGTACATGTTCGGGGTGTAGTAGCTCGTGATCACGCCTGGCGCGTTCGGCCGCAGGATGTTCGGTTCGTTGAAGAGCTGGACGCTTCCGATAATCGAGAAGATCGTTGCGATGACGATGGCGCCGCGAAGGGCGGGGAGCTTGATGCTTGTCACGATTCGCCACGACCCCGCGCCGTCGATGGCGGCGGCCTCGTACAGCTCTTCGGGGATGGTTCGCAACGCCGCGTAGAAGATCACCATGTTGTAGCCCAGGAACTCCCACGTGACGATGTTCCCGATGGCGACGAGG
This genomic window contains:
- a CDS encoding carbohydrate ABC transporter permease, translated to MSHTMTRRRRLPTTPRKSVTLTVIMAFFVLYSLVPLAWLIISATKTQPELFTSFGLWFSGPFALFDNIWQTLTFDNGIFVQWLGNTVLYVIAGAGGATLLATLGGYGLARFEFPGKRGVFTLILAAIAIPGTALAVPTFLLFSQMGLTNTVWSVIIPSLVSPFGLYLIWVYARDAIPTELLEAARVDGSGELRTFLTISLRLLAPAVATVGLFSIVASWNNYFLPLIMLSDPELYPLTIGLNLWNVQGQGIGADPIYNLVITGALLTIIPIVGAFLLMQRYWQSGLAAGSVKA